One region of Lampris incognitus isolate fLamInc1 chromosome 12, fLamInc1.hap2, whole genome shotgun sequence genomic DNA includes:
- the surf4 gene encoding surfeit locus protein 4 isoform X1: MGQEDLMNTAEDVADKFLRISKQCTPHLARLCLISTFLEDGVRMWFQWNEQREYIEGTWSCGYFLATCFVLLNLIGQLGGCVLVLSRNFVQYACFGLFGIIALQTVAYSILWDIKFLMRNLALGGGLLLLLAESRSEGKSMFAGVPSMGERSPKQYMQLGGRVLLVLMFMTLLHFDSNFFSILQNMVGTALIILVAIGFKTKLAALTLVVWLLAINMYFNAFWTIPTYKPMHDFLKYDFFQTTSVIGGLILVVVLGPGGVSMDEKKKEW, from the exons TTTCTGCGGATATCGAAACAGTGTACGCCTCACCTGGCACGCCTGTGTCTCATTAGCACCTTTCTTGAAGATGGCGTCCGTATGTGGTTTCAGTGGAATGAACAAAGAGAGTACATTGAGGGCACTTGGAGCTGTGGCTACTTCCTGGCCACTTGCTTTGTGCTGCTCAACCTCATTGGACAACTGG GTGGCTGTGTCCTTGTTCTTAGTAGAAATTTTGTACAGTATGCCTGCTTCGGATTATTTGGCATCATAGCTCTACAG ACTGTTGCATACAGCATTCTATGGGACATCAAGTTTTTGATGAG AAACCTTGCCCTCGGTGGaggtcttcttctgctgctggctGAGTCTCGTTCAGAAGGAAAGAGCATGTTTGCCGGAGTGCCGTCTATGGGAGAGCGCTCACCAAAACAGTATATGCAGTTGGGAGGTCGGGTTCTGTTGGTGCTGATGTTTATGACTCTGCTGCACTTCGACTCCAATTTCTTCTCT ATCCTGCAGAACATGGTGGGGACTGCCCTCATTATCCTGGTagccattggcttcaaaaccaagttGGCAGCACTGACCTTGGTGGTATGGCTGTTGGCCATAAATATGTACTTCAATGCCTTCTGGACCATCCCAACCTACAAGCCAATGCATGACTTTCTCAAGTATGATTTCTTTCAGACCACCTCAGTCATTGGAGGTTTGATTCTTGTGGTGGTATTGGGACCTGGAGGAGTGTCCATGGATGAGAAGAAGAAAGAGTGGTAG
- the surf4 gene encoding surfeit locus protein 4 isoform X2: MWFQWNEQREYIEGTWSCGYFLATCFVLLNLIGQLGGCVLVLSRNFVQYACFGLFGIIALQTVAYSILWDIKFLMRNLALGGGLLLLLAESRSEGKSMFAGVPSMGERSPKQYMQLGGRVLLVLMFMTLLHFDSNFFSILQNMVGTALIILVAIGFKTKLAALTLVVWLLAINMYFNAFWTIPTYKPMHDFLKYDFFQTTSVIGGLILVVVLGPGGVSMDEKKKEW, translated from the exons ATGTGGTTTCAGTGGAATGAACAAAGAGAGTACATTGAGGGCACTTGGAGCTGTGGCTACTTCCTGGCCACTTGCTTTGTGCTGCTCAACCTCATTGGACAACTGG GTGGCTGTGTCCTTGTTCTTAGTAGAAATTTTGTACAGTATGCCTGCTTCGGATTATTTGGCATCATAGCTCTACAG ACTGTTGCATACAGCATTCTATGGGACATCAAGTTTTTGATGAG AAACCTTGCCCTCGGTGGaggtcttcttctgctgctggctGAGTCTCGTTCAGAAGGAAAGAGCATGTTTGCCGGAGTGCCGTCTATGGGAGAGCGCTCACCAAAACAGTATATGCAGTTGGGAGGTCGGGTTCTGTTGGTGCTGATGTTTATGACTCTGCTGCACTTCGACTCCAATTTCTTCTCT ATCCTGCAGAACATGGTGGGGACTGCCCTCATTATCCTGGTagccattggcttcaaaaccaagttGGCAGCACTGACCTTGGTGGTATGGCTGTTGGCCATAAATATGTACTTCAATGCCTTCTGGACCATCCCAACCTACAAGCCAATGCATGACTTTCTCAAGTATGATTTCTTTCAGACCACCTCAGTCATTGGAGGTTTGATTCTTGTGGTGGTATTGGGACCTGGAGGAGTGTCCATGGATGAGAAGAAGAAAGAGTGGTAG